The following nucleotide sequence is from Komagataeibacter medellinensis NBRC 3288.
ATCGATCCTGACATCGAACCCTATATCCGCCATGACAGCACGGCGATCATCCGCAAGCGCTTTGTGGTGGCAGGGGCGAGTTACATCGACATCTCGCGTGGTGTGGGTGAAAAGCTTGACTGGAGCTATGCGGTGCTTGGTGCCACCAATGCCCCCAACCCGGCTGATACCATTACCCAGACCTTCAGCGATATCCGTGACCGGGTCATTCCTGTTCTGGACAATGCCCAGCACATGATGGCCATACTGGATGCCACCATTACGGACATGCATGCCGGCAAGGGTTCGATCGGGCGGCTTATGACCAATGATGACCTGATCCGTCAGGCCGAGCAGATGATCACCTCCCTGAACGCTACGATTAGCCAGTTGACTCCCATCGAAAAGCAGCTTGGCACCGTAATGGAACGGGCCAATGCCAGCATGAGCAATGTGCAGAAGGCAACGGGTGACCTGAGCAATGCGACGCCTGCCATTACCCGGAACCTGAAGGATGCGACCCAGCAGCTTCCGGTCCTGATGGTGCAGGCCCAGACCACCGTGAGCAGCCTGCAGAAACTGGTCGACCAGATGCGCGGCCTGTGGATACTGGGGGGCAGCGGCAACAAGGTAAAGACAGGGCACGCACGCCTGTCGCCGCAGAAGGTGCAGCCATGAAAATGAAGAAAGAATATCTGGCGCTGGGTCTAGCGCTCACGCTGGCCGAATGCGGTGGGGGTGGCGGTCAGGCTGTCTCCCCCGGCGATACAACCCTGGCACAGGACATGGATACCGGGCGTGATGCCGTCGGACTGGAGCGGCTTGCCGTGGCGGAACAGCAGTACCGGGCGGCAGGCCAGCGTGCGCTGGCCCGTGATGATGTGACGGCAATTGGCGATGCAGGCTACAACCTTGCCACCGTACAGTTGAACGAGAACAAGCCGACTGATGCACTCACCACGATCACGGCCACCCGTTCCGCTCTGGCTACGCGTGGGCAGACGGCAGATGATGCCGGGCTTGATCTGGTTCAGGCCGGGGCACTCCATCGCCTGGGGCGGGAGAATGAGGCCGCTGCCGCTGCCGTCCGTGCTGCGGCCGGTCAGGACACGGATGTTACGGAAAAGGCCCAGCTTGTGCGTGGCCTGATTGCCGATGATAGCGGAGACCACGCCACTCTGGCCTCCGTCGCAGCCTATTTTGCCACCCTGACGGGCAAGGTGCCCGATAGCTGGACCGCCGACGCCCGGGAGGTCGAGGCCCGTAACCTGTTGGCCACTGCCGGTAGCAGCCAGACAGCCTGGCAGGATGCCATGCAGGCCGCGACAATCCGTCAGACACATGTAGATTATCGTGATATGGCGCGTGCACTCGGTGTTGCAGCCCGCGCGGCCGACCGTTCTGGCAACACGCAGGCGGCTGCCCAGCTTTATGTACGTGCCAGCCAGAGTGCCCGTCAGGCGGGTGATACGGTTGCGGCCGATCGCTGGGCAAAGCAGGCGGGTTCTGCGGCAGCGGTTGATCCGTTTGTGGAACCTGCGGCCCCCGCGCGCAAAAAATAAAGCGGCCCGTTATAGGGGCCTGTAAATCAGGGAAAAGTTTTTAGACATCGCCTTCTGGCAAGAAGGCGGTGTTTCCTGACGCTTTCTGTACAAAGCTTTACCCAAGACGTTCTGAACGATTGCAGGGTCTTTTCCAGCTGGGCTTTTCAAACCCTTTCGAGGGGAATGCCACTTCTGGAAAAAACGACATCCGAGCCTTCTATTTTCATGAATGGACTGTTTTGAAACAGTCTTTTTCCAGATAGTCTCTGCTCCTGCCTTCGGCGGGAGCAGTCTGTGCAGGCTGGGTTGCCCGATGGAGTCTGGCTGTTCCGGTCGCCCTGCTGCCGTGCGTCAGGGCAGGCCTTGTAGCCTGGTATGGCGGCTGAGCAGGGTGCTGGTGGCACTGTTCAGGCCAATAATCTGGACCTGCATGCCTTGTATTTTCATTTTTTCCACCAGTTCCTCCAGCATACCGGCTGCCGTCATGTCCCACAGATGGGCGTGTGTGAGGTCGATGGTGATGTGGCGGGCCGTATCATGCAGGTCAAAGGCATCGGCAAAGCTGTCGGATGAGGCAAAGAAGACCTGTCCGTTCACTATGTAATTACGGGCGGTTCCATCGGCGGAGAGCGTGCAGGTGACCGTAAGCATGCTGGAGACCTGAAAGGCAAAGAACAGACCATTGAGCAGCACACCCACCGCAACCCCTGCCGCAAGGTCATGCGTACCGACAACCACGGCAACCGTGGCCAGCATGATGACGCTGGTGGTGCGCGGGTGGTGCGCAAGATCGCGCAGCGAGGACCATGAGAACGTACTGGCTGAGACCATGATCATGATCGCAACCAGGGCTGCCACCGGTACCTGCGCTACCCACGGGCGTAGTGCGACCATGAGCAGCAGCAGGAAGGTGCCCGCCATGAAGGTGGAAAGCCGTCCCCGCCCGCCATAGCGCAGGTTGCCCACCGTCTGGCCAATCATACCGCAACCCGCGATGCCGCCAAACAGACCGACTGCGATATTGGCTACGCCAAGGCCCACGCATTCGCGTTGCTTGCTGCTGTGTGTCTCGGTCAGGTCATCTACCACGCGGGCGGTCATCATGGATTCCAGCACGCCTACACTCGCCATGGCCAGTGCATAGGGGGCGATGATGCCCAGCGTTGCCGGCGAGAACGGCACATCGGGCCAGACCAGGTGCGGCAGGCTGTCAGGCAGGTGGCCAAGGTCGGCCACGGTATGCAACGGCATGGGATACAGTATGGACACCACCGTCAGCACCACAATACAGATTAGTGGCGAGGGAATGGTCGAGAAGAAACGTGGCACGGAATAGATGATCGCAAGCCCAAGCGCGATCATGGCGTAGGTATGCCATGTCACATGCAGCATATGCGGCATCTGTGCCGAAAAGATCAGGATGGCCAGCGCGTTGACAAAGCCGGTCCGCACGGGGCGCGAGACGTAGCGCATCAGCACATGCAGGCGCAGGATACCAAAAACCACCTGCAGCAGCCCGCACAGCAGGGTTGCCGCCAGCAGGTATTGTACGCCATGGGCGCGCACCAGCGCTGCCGCCACCAGCGCCACCGACCCGGCTGCCCCCGATATCATGCCCGGTCGGCCGCCGGTCAGCGCGATCACCACGCTGATGACGAAGGAGGCATACAATCCCACCGCCGGGTCCACGCCTGCCACGAAGGAAAAGGCGATCACTTCGGGGATCAGCGCAAAAGTTCCGACCATGCCGGCCAATGTGTCGCGCGAGATGTTGCCGAACCATTCCTGGCGGTAACGGGTAAGGGCTGACATAAGTAGGACGGAACCTTTCAGGACTTGATATTCAGGTATCGGTGATGGTCATGTCCGCGCGGCGCCACCAGCACTGCCCGGCGGGGCGGGGTTGTGGCAGCATGGCAAGCGGGTCGCCGCTGTAGCGGATAGTGTTGGTGGGCGTTTCGTCAATTTCGATGAGTGCGCAGGTCAGCACCCCGCCATCAGCGGCCAGGAACGCATTGAGCTTGGCCATGAGCAGGCAGGCCAGCAGTTCCGTCGTGGGGTCGCCCGGCGTGACCAGTATGCGCCGGGCGCGCTGCGGCTCATGCTGCATGAACCAGCCCAGCAGCGGGTCATCCTGCGCCAGTTGCAGGGCATGGTCGACATGGTTGTCAATGAACTGGTGCCACACACTTTTTGCGCGCTGGAAAGGCAGGACCATGTTCGTCCGGCCGTCAAGCGCGCCGGGTTGCGTGGCCCGCAGGCTCACACGGACATATTCGTTATGGCCATGGGGCAGGGCGCAGCGTTCGCTCTCGCCCGCCAGCAGGCGGTGCGCCATGGAAAAGCGGCGGGTAAAGACCAGTTCAAACATGGCGGCTTTTCTCCGCAAAGCGCTCCCATCCCGCCTGGCGCAACTGGCAGGCGGGGCAGGTGCCGCAACCATGACCCCAGGCATGCAGCGTACCACGCGTGCCCAGGTAGCAACTGTGGCTTTCACGGTTGATCAGCCCGACCAGCGCTTCCCCCCCAAGTGTCTGGGCCAGTTCCCATGTCTGCGCCTTATCCAGCCACATGAGCGGGGTGTGCAGCACGTAATGGCTGGCCATGCCAAGGTTGAGGGTAACCTGTAGGGACTTGATCGTGTCGTCCCGGCAGTCGGGGTAGCCGGAATAATCCGTTTCGCACACGCCGGTTATTATGTGGCGGATATTGCGCCGGGCTGCGAGGGCTGCGGCAAAGGTCAGGAATATCAGGTTACGACCGGGCACGAAGGTATTGGGTAGGCCGTTTTCATTAAGCGTGATCTCGGCCTCACGCGTCAGCGCCGTGTCCGACACATGGCCAAGAGCCGCAAGGTCCAGCGTATGGTCCGCCCCCAGGCGCTGCGCCCAGTGCGGTTTCTCGCTCGCCATGCCCCGGCGCAGGGTGTCGCGGCATTCCAGTTCCACCGCATGGCGTTGCCCGTAATCGAAGCCCAGCGTTTCCACCCGGCCAAATCGCGCCAACGCCCATGCCAGGCAGGTGGCTGAATCCTGCCCGCCGGAGAACAGGACCAGTGCGGCTTCCCGCGCGGGGATGGAGGGAGGGGGGGAGACGCTCATGTCAGGGTATCCCGATCAGCTTGTGGGTCTGCAATGAAAGACGCCATTGCGGATGATGCAGGCAATAGTCAACTGTGGCACGTGTATTGTAATCGCGCGCGGCGTTATCCATCGGCTGGAGCCAGAACTGCCTGAAGTCCAGCCCGGCCACCTGTTCGGGTAGCAGATCGGGCTGGGGGTAGACCAGCTTGAGTTCATGGCCATGGGTCTGCACCAGTGGCGTGCCCGCCTTGGGGCTGACGCAGATCCAGTCAATGCCGGCGGGGGCGGGCAGCGTACCGTTGGTTTCCACCGCAATCTCAAAACCACGCGCATGCATGGCCGCGACCAGTGCGCCATCAAGCTGGAGCAGGGGCTCACCGCCGGTAAAGACCACGAAGGCAGCTTTCCTGTCCGGTGCGGGCCAATGGGTGGCAATGGCATCGGCCAGTGTATCGGCGGTGGTAAACCGACCGCCACCGGGACCATCAGTGCCGATGAAATCCGTATCACAGAACCGGCAGGCTGCCTGTGCCCGGTCACGCTCCAGCCCCGACCACAGGTTGCACCCTGCAAAGCGGCAGAATACCGCCGTGCGGCCCGCATGGGCGCCCTCACCCTGCAGGGTGGGGAAGATTTCCTTTACGGTGTAGGACATGTTCCAGATTTCATACTGCACGCGGCCATTACGGGCCAGCGTGGGAAAATGTCCCAGCCGGTCCCGCGTCCGGCTGCGTCGGGTTCAGCCCTGTTGGTGGGAAGTATGCATGCCCAGCCGGTCCAGCAACTGCCGGTCGCGCAGGGCTGCGGGATTGGGGGTGGTCAGCAGCCGCTCGCCATAGAAAATGGAATTGGCACCGGCAAGGAAGCACAGTGTCTGCGCTTCATCCGTCATATCCTCGCGGCCTGCGGCAAGGCGCACACGGCTGGTGGGCATGGTGATGCGGGCGGCCGCAATGGTACGGACGAATTCGATCGGGTCGACCGTTTCCCCGGTTCGTTCGGCAAGGGGGGTACCCTCCACTCGGACCAGCATGTTGATCGGCACGCTCTCGGGGTGGCGGGGCAGACTGGCGAGTGTTGCGATCATGCCCGCGCGGTCGGTGCTGTCCTCGCCCATGCCGACAATGCCACCACAGCAGACATTGATGCCCGCATCGCGCACGTTTTCCAGCGTGTCGAGCCGGTCCTGGAAGGTGCGGGTGGAGATGATGTCCCCATAATATTCGGGCGAGGTATCGATGTTGTGGTTGTAGTAGTCCAGCCCGGCATCCTTGAGCCTGTGTGCCTGGGTGTTATCAAGCATGCCCAGTGTCACGCAGCTTTCCAGTCCCAGCGCCTTTACACCTTCGATCATGGCGCACACGGTTTCAAGGTCATGTTCCTTGGGGCTGCGCCATGCCGCTCCCATGCAGAAGCGTGCGGCGCCAGCGGCCTTTGCCGCACGGGCTTCCTTCAGCACTTCTTCCACAGCCATCAGGCGGCTGGCTTTCACGCCGCCGTCCTCGTGCATGGCACTCTGCGGGCAGTAGGCGCAGTCCTCGGGACAGCCGCCAGTCTTGATGGACAGCAGGGTGGAAATCTGCATTTCCGTGGGGTCGAAACGCGCACGGTGCACGGTCTGTGCGCGGTAGATCAGGTCGGGGAAGGGCAGGGCCATGAGGGCCGCGACTTCATCGCGCGTCCAGTCCGTCCTGACGGCAGGCAGGCTGGTGGGGCCGACATGCGGCAGGGTGTCCGGGCTGCTCCCATCGGGCATCGGTCTGGCTCCTGTGGCGATGATAAAGGTAGAAAACGGCACAGGCTGTGCCATAGAAAACCGGCAATGACCACATTTTTATCGTTATGGGGTCATTGCCGGGACGGGGGATCAGCGCCGGGTAGATCAGCGCCGACTGGATCAGCCCAGAACGCGCGCCAATGTCACGCCCAGTTCGGCCGGGCTGTGGGAGATATGGATTCCGGCCTCGCGCATGGCCTCGATCTTGGCGCTGGCGGTCTCGTGGCCGCCGGTAATCACGGCACCGGCGTGACCCATGCGGCGCCCCGGGGGGGCGGTGGCACCGGCAATGAAGCCCACCACCGGCTTGCGCGTGCCGCTGGCGCGGATCAGTTCGGCGCCATCAATTTCGGACGTGCCACCGATTTCACCGATCATAACGATGGAATGGGTGTCGGGGTCCGCAATCATGCGTTCGAGCACATCGGTGAAGTCCATGCCCTTGACCGGATCGCCGCCAATGCCGACGCAGGTGCTCTGTCCCTGACCAATGGCGGAAGTCTGGGCCACGGCCTCATAGGTCAGGGTGCCCGAGCGCGAGACGATGCCCACATGCCCACGGCGGTGTATCGGGCCGGGCATGATGCCGATCTTGCATTCATCCGGCGTGATGATGCCGGGGCAGTTCGGGCCGATCAGCAGGCTGTCGGAACATTCAAGGGCCGCGCGCACACGCACCATGTCCTGCACCGGGATGCCTTCGGTAATGCATACGATCAGCGGGATGCCGGCGGCAATCGCCTCAAGGATCGCATCTGCGGCGCCTGCGGGCGGCACGTAGATGACGGAAGCCTCGGCCCCGGTGGCCTCACGCGCCTGCGCCACGGTATCGAACACTGGCAGGCCAAGGTGCTGGCTGCCGCCCTTGCCCGGTGTGACACCACCGACCATGCGGGTGCCGTAGGCAATGGCCTGTTCGGTATGAAAGGTGCCCTGCGCGCCGGTGAAACCCTGCGTGATGACCCGGGTGGACTTGTTGACGAGAATGGACATTCAATCAGGCTCCCGCATGACGGACGGCGGATACGATCTTGCGGGCGGCATCGCCCAGATCATCGGCGGGGATGATGGTCAGGCCGGATTCAGCCAGAAGCGCCTTGCCGCGTTCGACATTCGTGCCCGCCAGGCGCACCACCAGGGGCACATTCAGCCCCGTCTCGTGCGAGGCGGCGATGATGGCTTCCGCAATCACGTCGCAGCGCATGATTCCACCGAAGATGTTGACAAGGATGCCGCGCACCTTGGGGTCGCCGATCAGGATGCGGAAGGCCGCCGCCACGCGCTCTTTCGATGCGCCACCACCCACATCAAGGAAGTTGGCCGGCTCCTCGCCTTCCATCTTGATGATGTCCATCGTCGCCATGGCCAGACCCGCGCCATTGACCATACAGCCGATATTGCCGTCCAGGCCGACATAGGCCAGCCCGTATCCGGCGGCTTCGCGCTCACGCGGGTCTTCTTCGTGCTCATCACGCAGCTTTGCCAGTTCGGGGTGGCGGAACAGCGCGTTTTCATCGAACGACATCTTGGCGTCCAGCGCCAGCAGGTCGCCCGCCCCGGTCACCACCAGCGGATTGATCTCCACAATCGCGGCATCCAGGTCGGTAAAGGCGTTATAGGCGGAACGCACGATGTTCTGGAACGCTCTGATCTCGCGCCCTGTCAGGCCAAGACGCACGGCAAGGTCACGTGACTGGTAATCACACAGGCCCTTCGCAGGGTCGATATATTCCTTGAGGATACGTTCGGGCGTGCGCGCCGCGACTTCCTCGATCTCCATGCCGCCATCAGGGGAGGCAACAATGACGATCTGGCCGCTTACCCGGTCCACCAGCATGGAGAAATACAGTTCGCGCGCGATGTCGCAGCCGGACTCGATATACAGCGTGCGGACCATGCGACCCGCGGGCCCGGTCTGTTTGGTGACCAGTATTTCACCCAGCATGGCCCCGGCGGCCTCACTCACCTCATCAAGGCTGCGGGCCAGGCGCACGCCGCCCCTGCCTTCGGGGTTGCTGGCAAAATGCCCCGCACCACGTCCGCCCGCATGGATCTGAGCCTTGACCACCGTAACGGGCGCAGCAAGGCTACGGGCGGCATCCAGGGCTTGCGCTGCGGAGGTGGCGGCACGGCCTTCAGGCACGGGCATGCCGTAGGAGCGCAGCAGCGCCTTTGCCTGATATTCGTGAATATTCATTTGGCGACCCAATCTGTCGTTCTTATTGGCGGTGTCGGGCTACGCCCCTAGCACGATTTGGCTTCGCAATGACAGGGGTGGGATACAGGCAGAATTGGCGTAAACATGAAACATGTGTCATGTCGTCGCCAGCAAGTGGCACGCGCGGCGCGCCGTCATGGAGAAAATGCAGAAGAACAGGTTGCGATGAAACACTGGCGCATTGAACAGATGAACTGGGAACGTTTCGACCCGCAGCGGGTGGACCCTGACACTGTCCCGCTGGTCAAGGCCGCA
It contains:
- a CDS encoding SulP family inorganic anion transporter, with product MSALTRYRQEWFGNISRDTLAGMVGTFALIPEVIAFSFVAGVDPAVGLYASFVISVVIALTGGRPGMISGAAGSVALVAAALVRAHGVQYLLAATLLCGLLQVVFGILRLHVLMRYVSRPVRTGFVNALAILIFSAQMPHMLHVTWHTYAMIALGLAIIYSVPRFFSTIPSPLICIVVLTVVSILYPMPLHTVADLGHLPDSLPHLVWPDVPFSPATLGIIAPYALAMASVGVLESMMTARVVDDLTETHSSKQRECVGLGVANIAVGLFGGIAGCGMIGQTVGNLRYGGRGRLSTFMAGTFLLLLMVALRPWVAQVPVAALVAIMIMVSASTFSWSSLRDLAHHPRTTSVIMLATVAVVVGTHDLAAGVAVGVLLNGLFFAFQVSSMLTVTCTLSADGTARNYIVNGQVFFASSDSFADAFDLHDTARHITIDLTHAHLWDMTAAGMLEELVEKMKIQGMQVQIIGLNSATSTLLSRHTRLQGLP
- the sucC gene encoding ADP-forming succinate--CoA ligase subunit beta, encoding MNIHEYQAKALLRSYGMPVPEGRAATSAAQALDAARSLAAPVTVVKAQIHAGGRGAGHFASNPEGRGGVRLARSLDEVSEAAGAMLGEILVTKQTGPAGRMVRTLYIESGCDIARELYFSMLVDRVSGQIVIVASPDGGMEIEEVAARTPERILKEYIDPAKGLCDYQSRDLAVRLGLTGREIRAFQNIVRSAYNAFTDLDAAIVEINPLVVTGAGDLLALDAKMSFDENALFRHPELAKLRDEHEEDPREREAAGYGLAYVGLDGNIGCMVNGAGLAMATMDIIKMEGEEPANFLDVGGGASKERVAAAFRILIGDPKVRGILVNIFGGIMRCDVIAEAIIAASHETGLNVPLVVRLAGTNVERGKALLAESGLTIIPADDLGDAARKIVSAVRHAGA
- the sucD gene encoding succinate--CoA ligase subunit alpha, whose translation is MSILVNKSTRVITQGFTGAQGTFHTEQAIAYGTRMVGGVTPGKGGSQHLGLPVFDTVAQAREATGAEASVIYVPPAGAADAILEAIAAGIPLIVCITEGIPVQDMVRVRAALECSDSLLIGPNCPGIITPDECKIGIMPGPIHRRGHVGIVSRSGTLTYEAVAQTSAIGQGQSTCVGIGGDPVKGMDFTDVLERMIADPDTHSIVMIGEIGGTSEIDGAELIRASGTRKPVVGFIAGATAPPGRRMGHAGAVITGGHETASAKIEAMREAGIHISHSPAELGVTLARVLG
- a CDS encoding 6-pyruvoyl trahydropterin synthase family protein — encoded protein: MFELVFTRRFSMAHRLLAGESERCALPHGHNEYVRVSLRATQPGALDGRTNMVLPFQRAKSVWHQFIDNHVDHALQLAQDDPLLGWFMQHEPQRARRILVTPGDPTTELLACLLMAKLNAFLAADGGVLTCALIEIDETPTNTIRYSGDPLAMLPQPRPAGQCWWRRADMTITDT
- the queE gene encoding 7-carboxy-7-deazaguanine synthase; this translates as MSYTVKEIFPTLQGEGAHAGRTAVFCRFAGCNLWSGLERDRAQAACRFCDTDFIGTDGPGGGRFTTADTLADAIATHWPAPDRKAAFVVFTGGEPLLQLDGALVAAMHARGFEIAVETNGTLPAPAGIDWICVSPKAGTPLVQTHGHELKLVYPQPDLLPEQVAGLDFRQFWLQPMDNAARDYNTRATVDYCLHHPQWRLSLQTHKLIGIP
- the bioB gene encoding biotin synthase BioB, whose amino-acid sequence is MPDGSSPDTLPHVGPTSLPAVRTDWTRDEVAALMALPFPDLIYRAQTVHRARFDPTEMQISTLLSIKTGGCPEDCAYCPQSAMHEDGGVKASRLMAVEEVLKEARAAKAAGAARFCMGAAWRSPKEHDLETVCAMIEGVKALGLESCVTLGMLDNTQAHRLKDAGLDYYNHNIDTSPEYYGDIISTRTFQDRLDTLENVRDAGINVCCGGIVGMGEDSTDRAGMIATLASLPRHPESVPINMLVRVEGTPLAERTGETVDPIEFVRTIAAARITMPTSRVRLAAGREDMTDEAQTLCFLAGANSIFYGERLLTTPNPAALRDRQLLDRLGMHTSHQQG
- a CDS encoding MlaD family protein codes for the protein MVQKQQSDGIRQLVRVRYADEWVGILVLLALVILFGAVIEAGVLRDWLTPAGRLRIVLPEDGVSGLSVGDDLEVMGIHAGTVRRVRINPSGGMYAIAEIDPDIEPYIRHDSTAIIRKRFVVAGASYIDISRGVGEKLDWSYAVLGATNAPNPADTITQTFSDIRDRVIPVLDNAQHMMAILDATITDMHAGKGSIGRLMTNDDLIRQAEQMITSLNATISQLTPIEKQLGTVMERANASMSNVQKATGDLSNATPAITRNLKDATQQLPVLMVQAQTTVSSLQKLVDQMRGLWILGGSGNKVKTGHARLSPQKVQP
- the queC gene encoding 7-cyano-7-deazaguanine synthase QueC is translated as MSVSPPPSIPAREAALVLFSGGQDSATCLAWALARFGRVETLGFDYGQRHAVELECRDTLRRGMASEKPHWAQRLGADHTLDLAALGHVSDTALTREAEITLNENGLPNTFVPGRNLIFLTFAAALAARRNIRHIITGVCETDYSGYPDCRDDTIKSLQVTLNLGMASHYVLHTPLMWLDKAQTWELAQTLGGEALVGLINRESHSCYLGTRGTLHAWGHGCGTCPACQLRQAGWERFAEKSRHV